A region from the Cupriavidus sp. D39 genome encodes:
- a CDS encoding TetR/AcrR family transcriptional regulator, which yields MGAIGLTGGAFYSHFGSKAELFAEVIQRELTNSAEMLAGEDETAEDHFVKRIRSYLSSSHALHPESGCVLPTLGPEIARSGPAVRASVEESAKKLQSSWRQRLDDPDAAWALIAQCVGAILLARVVETDRTRQQILASSRRFLGRSIERLEPLSKT from the coding sequence ATGGGTGCCATCGGGCTCACGGGGGGCGCCTTCTATAGTCATTTTGGCTCTAAAGCGGAACTGTTCGCGGAGGTCATCCAGCGGGAGTTGACCAACAGCGCTGAAATGCTCGCAGGCGAGGATGAGACGGCCGAAGATCATTTCGTGAAACGCATCAGAAGCTATCTCAGCAGTTCTCATGCGCTGCATCCGGAATCAGGGTGCGTCCTGCCGACCTTGGGACCTGAAATCGCGAGGTCTGGGCCAGCAGTCCGCGCCTCAGTGGAGGAAAGCGCGAAAAAGCTGCAGAGCAGTTGGAGGCAGCGTTTGGACGATCCGGATGCGGCTTGGGCGTTGATTGCGCAGTGCGTGGGTGCCATTTTGCTGGCCCGGGTGGTTGAAACCGACCGGACCAGGCAGCAGATTCTCGCTTCCAGCCGTCGCTTTCTCGGGCGGTCTATTGAACGGCTCGAACCCCTCAGCAAGACCTAA
- a CDS encoding Re/Si-specific NAD(P)(+) transhydrogenase subunit alpha has translation MQIGIPQETRAGETRVAATPETVKKYVAQGHEVIVQAGAGVRASQPDSAYEAAGARIGTAAQALGVELVLKVRAPDEAELGQMKPGATLVGMLNPFDAENNARMAAAGIVAFALEAAPRTTRAQSMDVLSSQANIAGYKAVLEAADHYQRFMPMLMTAAGTVKAARLLILGAGVAGLQAIATAKRLGAVIEASDVRPAVKEQIESLGAKFLDVPFETEEEREIAQGAGGYARPMPADWMRRQAELVHQRASQADIVITTALIPGRPAPVLLKEETVMAMKPGSVVVDLAAAQGGNCPLTVADQVVERHGVVLVGHTNLASMVAADASALYARNVLDFLKLIIDKEGKLSINLEDDIVEACLMTRRDKMALAS, from the coding sequence ATGCAAATCGGTATCCCGCAGGAGACGCGGGCCGGCGAGACCCGTGTTGCCGCCACGCCCGAGACGGTCAAGAAATACGTCGCGCAAGGTCACGAAGTCATTGTCCAAGCGGGCGCCGGAGTCAGGGCAAGCCAGCCGGACTCGGCCTATGAGGCCGCGGGCGCCCGCATCGGCACCGCCGCGCAGGCACTCGGCGTCGAACTGGTGCTGAAGGTGCGCGCGCCGGACGAGGCCGAACTCGGCCAGATGAAGCCCGGTGCCACCCTGGTCGGCATGCTCAATCCCTTCGACGCCGAAAACAACGCGCGTATGGCTGCGGCCGGCATCGTCGCCTTCGCGCTCGAGGCGGCACCCCGCACCACGCGCGCGCAGAGCATGGACGTACTTTCGTCGCAGGCCAACATCGCCGGCTACAAGGCAGTGCTCGAAGCCGCCGACCACTACCAGCGCTTCATGCCGATGCTGATGACCGCGGCCGGCACCGTCAAGGCCGCGCGCTTGCTGATTCTCGGCGCCGGCGTTGCTGGCCTGCAGGCGATTGCCACGGCCAAGCGCCTGGGCGCGGTGATCGAGGCCTCCGACGTGCGCCCAGCGGTCAAGGAACAGATCGAGTCGCTCGGCGCCAAGTTCCTCGACGTGCCCTTCGAGACCGAGGAGGAGCGCGAGATCGCGCAGGGCGCGGGAGGCTATGCCCGCCCCATGCCGGCCGACTGGATGCGCCGCCAGGCGGAGCTGGTGCACCAGCGTGCCAGCCAAGCCGACATCGTGATCACCACCGCGCTGATTCCGGGCCGCCCGGCGCCGGTGTTGCTCAAGGAAGAGACCGTGATGGCGATGAAACCCGGCTCAGTGGTAGTCGACCTGGCCGCCGCGCAAGGCGGCAATTGCCCGCTGACGGTGGCCGACCAGGTGGTCGAGCGGCATGGCGTGGTGCTGGTTGGCCATACCAACCTAGCCAGCATGGTGGCGGCCGACGCCTCGGCGCTATACGCGCGCAACGTGCTCGACTTCCTTAAGCTCATCATCGACAAGGAAGGCAAGCTCTCCATCAACCTGGAAGACGACATTGTCGAGGCCTGCCTGATGACCCGGCGCGACAAGATGGCATTGGCCAGTTAA
- a CDS encoding NAD(P) transhydrogenase subunit alpha: MEMVNHTVINLIIFVLAIYVGYHVVWTVTPALHTPLMAVTNAISAIIIVGAMLAAGLTEGPTGRIMGTLAVALAAVNVFGGFMVTQRMLEMFRKKAPKAAPQASTKSVADDLVAEAAR; the protein is encoded by the coding sequence ATGGAAATGGTGAACCACACGGTAATCAACCTGATCATCTTCGTGCTCGCGATCTATGTGGGCTACCACGTGGTCTGGACGGTCACGCCCGCTCTGCATACGCCTCTGATGGCCGTGACCAATGCAATCTCGGCCATCATCATCGTCGGCGCGATGCTGGCCGCAGGCCTTACCGAAGGCCCCACCGGCCGCATCATGGGCACGCTGGCCGTGGCGCTGGCCGCGGTCAATGTGTTCGGCGGATTCATGGTGACCCAGCGGATGCTGGAGATGTTCCGGAAGAAGGCACCCAAGGCTGCGCCGCAGGCTAGTACCAAGTCCGTGGCCGATGACCTTGTGGCGGAGGCGGCGCGATGA
- a CDS encoding enoyl-CoA hydratase-related protein yields MIHDSEEAFTSGNDDASEATSSLGLCPEFGSSQLPPNNVGTPKATELLLLGEPCTAQDEAECGLIDILAGTALEHTMDPGAIRAMRSLIRRSEDEGKLDPIDLKLPEFSIRLRSAERKNAFAAFFERRAPGFPLFS; encoded by the coding sequence GTGATACACGACAGCGAAGAAGCATTCACGAGCGGAAATGACGATGCCTCAGAGGCAACATCGAGCTTGGGACTTTGCCCGGAGTTCGGGTCAAGTCAATTGCCGCCGAACAACGTCGGGACGCCTAAGGCGACTGAGTTGCTTCTGCTTGGCGAGCCCTGCACCGCGCAAGACGAGGCTGAATGCGGCCTGATCGACATTCTCGCGGGAACAGCGTTAGAGCACACGATGGACCCTGGCGCGATTCGGGCAATGCGTTCCCTCATTCGCAGAAGTGAAGATGAGGGAAAGCTCGATCCTATCGACCTCAAACTGCCAGAGTTTTCCATCCGTCTCAGGTCCGCCGAACGCAAGAATGCTTTCGCGGCCTTTTTCGAGCGTCGTGCGCCTGGCTTCCCCCTTTTCTCTTGA
- a CDS encoding AMP-binding protein gives MAHPSHYAQTMPKKIAAVFIPGGREITYFQLEEGANRVANLLRSAGIKTGDAVLFCVENCPEFLYLGWGCQRAGVVFTPASTKLSADDLRYIARDCGARAVFVSVAAVNSAGLLAADFGSAACFALGGDIPGFERFEDALGACPVTSIHDPARGREMMYSSGTTGRPKGVRKPIPPISFRDMDPRDASFASKPGVDTSMVHLCTSPLYHAAPHRNVSATLALGGTAVVMEHFDAVQALHAMEKFRVTHSLWVPTMFHRLLRLDPGMRMQFDLSSHRLAMHGAAPCPIHIKEAMIEWWGPILEEYYAGTEGIGACAINALEWLAHKGSVGRAVEGIVHILADDENEVASGSTGTVYFESDARFAYWNDTDKTAASRSKQGWWTYGDIGHLDEEGYLYLSDRRDFTIISGGVNIYPQEIENILVTDDRVLDVAVFGLPDDEYGEAVHAVVQVERQPGTPHALAEELRALCRSKLGPVRVPRSFSFVLDFPRLPTGKLQKKLLRDTLIRSMKPSSVGI, from the coding sequence ATGGCGCATCCATCGCACTACGCGCAGACCATGCCTAAGAAGATTGCGGCGGTCTTCATACCTGGCGGGCGCGAAATCACGTATTTCCAACTGGAAGAGGGGGCCAATCGGGTTGCCAATCTTCTCCGCAGTGCCGGGATAAAGACCGGAGACGCTGTGCTCTTCTGCGTCGAGAATTGCCCCGAGTTCCTGTATCTGGGATGGGGGTGTCAGCGCGCTGGCGTCGTTTTTACGCCGGCGTCAACCAAGTTAAGCGCCGACGACCTGCGCTATATCGCGCGCGATTGTGGAGCGCGCGCTGTGTTCGTTTCAGTGGCCGCCGTCAACAGCGCGGGTCTCTTAGCGGCCGATTTTGGTTCCGCAGCATGTTTCGCCCTTGGGGGCGATATTCCCGGTTTTGAGCGATTCGAGGACGCGCTTGGTGCGTGCCCAGTGACATCAATCCATGATCCCGCTCGTGGCAGGGAGATGATGTACTCGTCCGGGACGACCGGGCGGCCAAAAGGTGTGCGCAAGCCGATTCCTCCCATATCGTTCCGTGACATGGACCCGCGCGATGCTTCGTTTGCCAGCAAGCCGGGCGTCGATACGTCCATGGTCCATCTCTGTACATCACCTCTGTATCATGCCGCGCCGCACCGAAACGTCTCGGCGACCCTGGCGCTCGGCGGTACCGCTGTGGTCATGGAGCACTTTGATGCAGTTCAGGCTCTCCATGCCATGGAAAAATTCCGGGTTACCCACAGCTTATGGGTTCCGACGATGTTCCATCGATTGCTGCGCCTTGACCCAGGCATGCGCATGCAGTTTGACCTTTCCAGTCATCGCTTAGCGATGCACGGCGCCGCACCTTGCCCCATTCATATCAAAGAGGCAATGATCGAATGGTGGGGGCCGATCCTGGAGGAATATTACGCGGGAACAGAAGGGATCGGCGCCTGTGCGATCAATGCGCTTGAATGGCTCGCTCACAAGGGGTCAGTGGGTCGTGCCGTCGAGGGAATCGTTCATATCCTTGCCGACGATGAGAACGAAGTGGCTTCTGGCTCGACAGGAACGGTGTACTTTGAGTCGGACGCCAGGTTTGCCTACTGGAACGATACCGACAAAACTGCGGCGAGCCGAAGCAAACAGGGGTGGTGGACCTACGGTGATATAGGCCATCTCGACGAAGAGGGATACTTATACCTCTCGGACCGCCGCGATTTCACGATCATATCCGGCGGCGTGAACATCTATCCACAAGAGATAGAGAACATTCTCGTAACAGATGATCGCGTGCTCGACGTGGCTGTCTTCGGCCTGCCCGATGACGAGTACGGGGAAGCGGTACACGCAGTGGTTCAGGTCGAGCGGCAACCGGGCACCCCTCACGCGTTAGCTGAGGAGTTGAGAGCCCTTTGCCGCAGCAAGCTCGGTCCGGTACGGGTTCCGCGGTCCTTCTCGTTTGTACTCGATTTTCCGCGCCTGCCCACGGGAAAGCTTCAGAAGAAGCTGCTGCGGGACACATTAATTCGCTCGATGAAACCTTCGTCCGTGGGCATTTGA
- a CDS encoding flavin reductase family protein, whose amino-acid sequence MTVRDFHYYEPAEGHGLSHNPLNALVAPRPIGWISSRDAQGRVNLAPYSFFNAFNYDPPIIGFSSIAWKDSVQNASETREFTWNLVTRELGDQMNQTSSPLPRGEDEFRFAGLTAVAGRKVNVPRVGESRAAMECKVIDIVQFRNTEGEKVGGWLVLGEVVAVYIDKTLLKDGVYQTAEAYPIMRSGGLNDYVQVSPENVFQIARLAGASSPSSHGKG is encoded by the coding sequence ATGACCGTTCGAGACTTTCACTACTACGAGCCCGCCGAGGGCCACGGGCTGAGCCACAACCCGCTCAATGCGCTGGTGGCACCGCGACCCATCGGCTGGATCTCGTCACGCGACGCGCAGGGGCGGGTCAATCTCGCGCCCTACAGTTTCTTCAACGCGTTCAACTATGACCCACCGATCATCGGATTTTCTTCGATCGCCTGGAAGGATAGCGTTCAAAACGCATCGGAAACGCGTGAGTTCACCTGGAACCTGGTCACCCGCGAACTCGGTGATCAGATGAACCAGACCTCATCACCGCTTCCGCGCGGCGAGGACGAGTTCCGGTTCGCCGGCCTCACGGCCGTGGCGGGTCGCAAGGTCAACGTCCCGCGGGTGGGCGAAAGCCGCGCGGCTATGGAATGCAAGGTGATCGACATCGTGCAATTCCGAAACACCGAAGGCGAAAAGGTAGGTGGCTGGCTCGTCTTGGGCGAAGTCGTGGCCGTGTACATCGACAAGACACTCCTGAAAGACGGCGTGTATCAGACAGCCGAGGCATATCCGATCATGCGGTCCGGCGGACTGAATGACTATGTCCAGGTCTCGCCAGAGAATGTCTTTCAGATCGCGCGGCTCGCGGGCGCTAGCAGCCCGTCGTCGCACGGCAAGGGATAG
- a CDS encoding SDR family oxidoreductase — protein MDVREQRVALVIGAGDSTGGAIAKRFAAEGMVACVTRRTADKLQPLVDSIHDAGGIAYAFGTDARKEEEVVALIDKIESEIGPIDVLVFNIGANVPSSILEETARKYFKIWEMACFAGFLNAREVAKRMVQRQRGTILFTGATAGLRGKENYAAFAGAKHALRALAQSMARELGSKNIHVAHIVVDGAIDTDFIRTNFPDRYALKDQDGILNPEHIAQNYWYLHSQPRDAWTFELDLRPWTETW, from the coding sequence ATGGATGTCAGAGAGCAGAGGGTCGCGCTCGTGATCGGAGCGGGGGACTCCACGGGTGGTGCAATCGCCAAGCGTTTCGCCGCGGAAGGCATGGTCGCTTGTGTGACGCGTCGTACAGCGGACAAGCTCCAACCGCTGGTTGACTCCATTCACGATGCCGGCGGAATCGCCTACGCGTTTGGCACGGACGCGCGCAAGGAGGAGGAGGTGGTCGCCCTCATCGACAAGATTGAGTCCGAGATCGGCCCAATTGACGTTCTCGTATTTAACATTGGCGCCAATGTGCCTTCTTCCATCCTTGAGGAGACAGCGCGAAAGTACTTCAAGATCTGGGAGATGGCCTGCTTTGCAGGATTTCTGAACGCAAGGGAAGTTGCCAAGCGCATGGTACAGCGTCAACGCGGCACGATTCTCTTTACCGGCGCTACTGCGGGTCTGCGAGGCAAGGAAAACTATGCCGCGTTTGCGGGTGCCAAGCATGCGCTTCGCGCGCTTGCGCAAAGCATGGCCCGCGAACTCGGCTCGAAGAACATCCATGTGGCCCATATTGTGGTGGACGGCGCGATCGACACTGACTTTATCCGCACCAATTTTCCGGATCGTTATGCATTGAAAGACCAGGATGGCATCCTGAATCCGGAGCATATCGCGCAGAACTACTGGTACCTTCATTCGCAACCACGCGACGCCTGGACCTTTGAACTCGACCTGCGTCCCTGGACTGAGACCTGGTAA
- a CDS encoding NAD(P)H-dependent flavin oxidoreductase, translated as MKTRITELFGIRHPIVQGGMHFVGLADLAAAVSNAGGLGVITALTQRTPELLAKEIARCREMTDQPFGVNLTFLPTFSAPPYPEYIQAIVEGGVRIVETAGRSPEEYMPAMKAAGVKVIHKCTSVRHALKAERIGCDAVSVDGFECGGHPGEDDIPNMILLPRAANELKIPFVASGGMADARSLVAALALGADGINMGTRFVATKEAPVHENVKRAIVAATELDTRLVMRPLRNTERVLKNAGVEKILEIERDKGEQIQISDILEQVAGVYPKVMLDGEMDAGAWSCGMVAGLIDDIPSVRELIDRIMADASHLIGQRLARILGSEQMPEESVAA; from the coding sequence ATGAAGACACGGATCACCGAGCTGTTCGGCATTCGACACCCCATCGTGCAAGGCGGTATGCACTTCGTTGGCCTGGCCGATCTGGCGGCCGCAGTCTCGAACGCCGGCGGGCTGGGCGTCATCACCGCGCTGACGCAGCGCACACCAGAACTGCTGGCGAAGGAGATCGCCAGATGTCGCGAGATGACGGACCAGCCTTTCGGCGTCAACCTCACATTCCTGCCGACTTTTTCCGCCCCGCCCTATCCCGAGTACATCCAGGCGATCGTGGAGGGAGGCGTGCGCATCGTCGAAACAGCAGGGCGCAGCCCTGAGGAATACATGCCGGCGATGAAGGCGGCCGGAGTTAAGGTGATTCACAAGTGTACGTCAGTCCGGCATGCTCTGAAGGCCGAGAGGATCGGGTGTGATGCGGTGAGCGTGGACGGCTTCGAGTGCGGTGGCCATCCCGGCGAGGATGATATCCCGAACATGATCCTGCTGCCTCGAGCCGCCAATGAGCTCAAGATCCCGTTTGTGGCTTCCGGCGGTATGGCCGACGCCCGTAGCCTGGTGGCCGCCCTCGCCCTCGGCGCCGACGGCATCAACATGGGCACGCGATTCGTGGCGACCAAGGAAGCGCCTGTTCACGAGAACGTGAAGCGCGCCATCGTCGCGGCCACCGAGCTCGACACGCGACTCGTGATGCGCCCATTGCGCAACACGGAGCGTGTGCTGAAGAACGCTGGCGTCGAGAAGATCCTGGAAATCGAGCGCGACAAGGGTGAGCAGATCCAGATCTCCGACATCCTTGAGCAGGTCGCAGGCGTCTATCCGAAAGTGATGCTCGACGGTGAGATGGATGCAGGGGCCTGGAGTTGCGGGATGGTCGCCGGCCTCATCGACGACATTCCGAGCGTACGCGAGCTCATCGATCGCATCATGGCGGATGCCAGCCACCTGATCGGGCAGCGCCTCGCCCGGATTCTCGGGTCCGAACAGATGCCCGAGGAAAGCGTTGCCGCCTGA
- a CDS encoding 2-hydroxychromene-2-carboxylate isomerase: MSGVRVQFHFDFGSPNSYLSHKVIPSIEARQDVQFEYIPVLLGGLFRLTGNRSPAEAFAGIKNKPEFGRLEIQRFITKHGLTAYRDNPFWPVNTLQIMRGAVAAQKNGTFMPYVNSVFANMWEQGLKMDDPAVISAALDVAGLDGKGFEARIADPEVKQILLANTQNSFERGAFGSPTFFVGDGMFFGKDQLRDLEEEIENAKARLR, encoded by the coding sequence ATGAGCGGCGTACGAGTTCAGTTCCACTTTGATTTCGGCAGCCCGAATTCCTACCTTAGCCACAAAGTCATTCCGAGTATTGAGGCACGGCAGGACGTCCAGTTCGAATATATTCCGGTGCTTCTTGGGGGGCTGTTCAGGCTAACGGGGAATCGTTCTCCCGCGGAGGCTTTTGCGGGTATCAAGAACAAGCCGGAGTTTGGGCGTTTAGAGATCCAGCGCTTCATCACCAAGCACGGACTGACCGCCTATCGGGACAATCCATTTTGGCCCGTCAATACATTGCAGATCATGCGCGGGGCTGTGGCTGCCCAGAAGAACGGCACCTTTATGCCCTACGTAAATTCCGTGTTCGCAAACATGTGGGAGCAAGGTTTGAAGATGGATGATCCCGCCGTCATCTCGGCAGCCCTGGATGTCGCCGGTTTGGACGGAAAAGGCTTCGAAGCCCGCATTGCGGATCCCGAGGTCAAGCAGATCTTGCTGGCGAATACCCAGAACTCATTCGAACGCGGTGCGTTTGGCTCTCCGACCTTCTTTGTCGGCGACGGGATGTTTTTTGGGAAGGATCAGTTGCGGGATTTGGAGGAGGAGATTGAGAATGCGAAAGCACGACTAAGGTAA
- a CDS encoding NAD(P)(+) transhydrogenase (Re/Si-specific) subunit beta, whose product MNFLSMNSVTLFYLSASVCFIQALKGLSHPASARKGNAFGMAGMAIAAATTVALIVKLKQEFLPAGAGQSSVGTGLALILGALVVGGGTGAYVAKKVEMTKMPELVAAMHSLIGLAAVFIAVAAVAEPAAFGISTAGSHAIPMGNRVELFIGCFVGAITFSGSVIAFGKLAGRYKFRLFQGAPVVFAGQHMLNLALAVAMFGFGVAFFLTQNWQPFLLMLAIAFVLGVLIIIPIGGADMPVVVSMLNSYSGWAAAGIGFSLNNPMLIIAGSLVGSSGAILSYIMCKAMNRSFFNVILGGFGGAATAAASGSAEQRNVKSGSADDASFLMSNAETVVIVPGYGLAVARAQHALKELTEKLTEHGVTVKYAIHPVAGRMPGHMNVLLAEAEVPYDQVFEMEDINSEFGQADVVLVLGANDVVNPAAKTDPNSPIAGMPILEAYKAKTIIVNKRSMAAGYAGLDNELFYMDKTMMVFGDAKKVVEDMVKAAG is encoded by the coding sequence ATGAACTTTCTGTCCATGAACTCGGTAACGCTGTTTTACCTGTCCGCCTCGGTCTGCTTCATCCAGGCGCTCAAGGGCCTGTCGCACCCGGCCTCGGCCCGCAAGGGCAATGCTTTTGGTATGGCCGGCATGGCGATCGCCGCAGCGACCACCGTGGCGCTGATCGTCAAGCTCAAGCAGGAATTCCTTCCCGCCGGCGCTGGCCAGTCATCGGTCGGCACGGGCCTGGCGCTGATTCTCGGCGCGCTGGTGGTAGGCGGCGGCACCGGCGCCTACGTGGCGAAGAAGGTCGAGATGACCAAGATGCCTGAGCTGGTCGCGGCGATGCACTCGCTGATCGGCCTGGCGGCGGTGTTCATCGCGGTGGCGGCAGTCGCCGAGCCAGCGGCCTTCGGCATCAGCACGGCGGGCTCGCATGCGATCCCGATGGGCAACCGCGTCGAGCTGTTCATCGGCTGCTTCGTCGGTGCCATCACGTTCTCGGGCTCGGTGATCGCGTTCGGCAAGCTCGCCGGGCGCTACAAGTTCCGCCTGTTCCAAGGCGCGCCGGTGGTCTTCGCTGGCCAGCACATGCTGAACCTGGCGCTGGCCGTGGCGATGTTCGGCTTTGGCGTGGCGTTCTTCCTCACGCAGAACTGGCAGCCGTTCCTGCTGATGCTGGCGATCGCCTTCGTGCTCGGTGTCCTGATCATCATCCCGATCGGCGGCGCGGACATGCCGGTGGTGGTGTCGATGCTGAACTCGTACTCGGGCTGGGCGGCGGCCGGCATCGGCTTCTCCCTGAACAACCCGATGCTGATCATCGCCGGATCGCTGGTGGGATCGAGCGGTGCGATTCTGTCGTACATCATGTGCAAGGCCATGAACCGCTCGTTCTTCAACGTGATCCTGGGCGGCTTCGGCGGTGCGGCGACGGCCGCGGCCAGCGGCAGCGCCGAGCAGCGCAACGTCAAGTCGGGTTCGGCGGATGACGCGTCTTTCCTGATGAGCAATGCCGAGACGGTGGTCATCGTGCCGGGCTATGGCCTGGCGGTGGCGCGCGCCCAGCATGCGCTCAAGGAACTTACCGAGAAGCTGACGGAGCACGGCGTGACGGTAAAGTATGCGATCCATCCGGTGGCAGGCCGCATGCCGGGCCACATGAACGTGCTGTTGGCCGAGGCCGAAGTGCCTTACGACCAGGTGTTCGAGATGGAAGACATCAACAGCGAGTTCGGCCAGGCTGACGTGGTGCTGGTGCTGGGCGCCAACGACGTGGTTAACCCGGCGGCCAAGACCGACCCGAACTCTCCGATCGCCGGCATGCCGATCCTGGAGGCGTACAAGGCCAAGACCATCATCGTGAACAAACGCTCGATGGCGGCCGGCTACGCGGGCCTCGATAACGAGCTGTTCTACATGGACAAGACCATGATGGTATTCGGCGACGCCAAGAAGGTGGTCGAGGACATGGTCAAGGCCGCGGGATAG